One Cryptosporidium parvum Iowa II chromosome 1, whole genome shotgun sequence genomic window, ttttttttttcttctcttgTGAGAAAATTGAGCAGTCTTTTATGCTGTCCTTTTCCCTAATACTCTCAAAATCccattattttcttctttattaataaaattcataTATTACATATATACCCATGCACGTATTTAAATATagtcaattttttttttaaaaatttgcaACAAGACTGCACACAACACGTGTCATTTTGCATGTACAAAATTGCAATACCGGCGTGGCAGCAGTTCCACATGAAAATACACCGGTACTAAAACACTTGCATAAATTTTTGTCCACATGACATTggaattataaaaaaaatgacaACGGATGAGAtacaaaatttgaatattttactttaaataattgacAAAATAATGAGTTTTTAATACGAAAACAAGATATGAATTTAATGCAAACATATAaatgtatatatttttaaaattattctctCGATAATTGGGGACTTTTATATTAGTCTAACCATTTTCAAAAGGAGCGCATGCAGGTTATCCACATGCACATGCACTTTGGCAAACATTTTTTTAGCAATAAATTACCGGCATGATAATACAGATTTTAAGTCTTAACTAGAAATTGaggatttttttttaattaaaaattaagatGCTAgttattttaaaaagatttaatctataaaaaaaaattgactttttattccaaattaatattttaatgagGGGACAAGgtagaaatatatttgtgGGGAGCTTGGTGGGGCAATGCAAAAACAATAGATTTAATTAGGCGGAAAcagaataaaaaaaaaaaaaattaagatcACCAAGAGAAAAAAGACCAAGTTTGAATAGGTAACAAGAATCAATTAGCTAAATATCGAGAATTTAAGTTCGACCCAGTATTGCCAAATTTTCTATAAAATAGTGAAATGTTGGCCTGATGGAACTGAGTAAAAGGTCGAACTGTTATGAAGCAGAATACACTGCTAACGAGTTAGCAATAGCAGCTCAAAGAAGAGATAAAAACACACTacataatattattcaacaATTAATAGAAACAGGGAATACTGGCATTTTGAATGAATCAAATGCGCTCCACTGGTCTGTATATTATAGATGGGATGATGTTTCCATTCACTTATTGAGCTTAGGTTGTGATCCATTTATGGGAGATATTAATGGAGATACAACTGTGCATTACTGTATTAAATCTGGAAACTTTTCCATGCTAAAGTATTTATATGAAAAACATGGGaacaaaattttttatgTTAAAAATAGGAACCAGTTTGGATTAATGCTCACTGCTGCATCAGAAGTGGCCGAAGGTAGAGTTCAAGACTTACTGAGAGTAATGGAATGGCTTTATCTTCAAGGATATTCTCTAGAAGAGCAGGATATTTTAGGACAAACTCCTATATTCTGGGCAACTAAAAGAGGAAATTACGGTATTATTCAGTGGCTAATAAGTCATGGAGCAAACATAGGACATAGAGATCATAAAGGGAATACATTGCTACATGCTGCGTGTTCAGGAGATGTTGATGATGAAACAGTTAGCTTTTTGTGCGATTTAGGTCTAATTCATCTAATATCCCATTCAAATTACGAAAATCCGGCTGTTGGCAATACTGCTTTCCAGATTTGCTGGACTAGGAAAAATTATTGGTTGGCATTAATGCTTAATTTTTGGTATTatcataataaattatttggaagGATTTCCCTACTTAGAAACCCATATGCTGTATACTACTGGTTTATTTCTATTCTGAATTTATTGGTAGTTTTTATTATGGTCAGCACCCTCAAATCATATAGAGAATACTTGGATGGAATTTACCTGGGTTATTTCTATACTTGGATGATTTTATTTGCAGCAGCTCAACTATTTTGGGTGTTatcaaatattggaaatgaTAATTATGTTAAACATCCGATctatcaaaaaataatccCCAAACTTCCACGCGataaattacttttattagAGTCACATGGACTTTACTTACCTTTGCTAACTCCACAAGCTAATAAGCTGGGAAAGAATTCCAGTATTTATCAGTTAATGCTTAAGGAAAATGAACAGATTCAGCTTAATAATCAACTTATTGACATGAACAAACTCTTATTTAATGGCGATCATTTTAACATTAGCAAGTATagagaaaaatataataatcacATTAGTAGACAAATTGAACTTTCCAATGAAATTATTGGGCTGATGCCTTTTGTTGCAAAGGAAAGGCaatctaataattcaaagatTTATATTGATATTGTTGAAGGAAAACCAATAAATTCGACTGCTCCAGTTTTACCAAAAATATGTGTTACTTGCAGAACAGAAAGGCCATTTAGAGGACATCATTGTTCAGATTGCG contains:
- a CDS encoding DHHC family palmitoyl transferases with 4 transmembrane domains, producing the protein MELSKRSNCYEAEYTANELAIAAQRRDKNTLHNIIQQLIETGNTGILNESNALHWSVYYRWDDVSIHLLSLGCDPFMGDINGDTTVHYCIKSGNFSMLKYLYEKHGNKIFYVKNRNQFGLMLTAASEVAEGRVQDLLRVMEWLYLQGYSLEEQDILGQTPIFWATKRGNYGIIQWLISHGANIGHRDHKGNTLLHAACSGDVDDETVSFLCDLGLIHLISHSNYENPAVGNTAFQICWTRKNYWLALMLNFWYYHNKLFGRISLLRNPYAVYYWFISILNLLVVFIMVSTLKSYREYLDGIYLGYFYTWMILFAAAQLFWVLSNIGNDNYVKHPIYQKIIPKLPRDKLLLLESHGLYLPLLTPQANKLGKNSSIYQLMLKENEQIQLNNQLIDMNKLLFNGDHFNISKYREKYNNHISRQIELSNEIIGLMPFVAKERQSNNSKIYIDIVEGKPINSTAPVLPKICVTCRTERPFRGHHCSDCGYCIQRFDHHCVWIDSCVGYGNQRAFFFFLKFLTISFFLYYYLFQQYCSFRFKFSASLKKISSTDSNNNWFTMQTGDLFLGVGDTEGIYFHEKAYYFMTSDPWFALIMFNSIMNIPWMIFVLYLFIRHVKSIMSNVTFYEYYKKPEAIKKRFAGRNTEGFCYDMQGRTFSTCIRSAFAYFTKNNSWDNLDFFTHIREPEKILGNTTMPIHIESNAPYQSLSQVPPSNDITFINENGDPIPNIFPSHVSTSHPYYHSQFNFPSNSSSTFYQVNPYAGNHMYN